The Anastrepha ludens isolate Willacy chromosome X, idAnaLude1.1, whole genome shotgun sequence genome includes a window with the following:
- the LOC128869801 gene encoding piggyBac transposable element-derived protein 4-like: MANQQSLTDKQIEKFLSCCDSNDEFESDDSEIGCDTEVEEEDFVANTSSSYEATDEDEDNVITCEKTILRGKNGHKWSSVKGTTHHYGLNIVHKSRGPTRQCKNIIDPFDCFKLFITGDIVDEVVKWTNVEINQRQSILLANTDQTQRRNTNANEIYAVMGILVLTAVKKDQHLSVEELFDRCYSGSIYASVLTKARFQFLMSCLRFDDKSLRLQLVGDKFAPIRKIWEMFVKKCKENYSPGPYLTVDEQLLAFRGKCSFKMYIPNKPAKYGIKMVMLCDSGTKYMVDAIPYSGKNSNNTTMPLGEFYVKELTKTVHGSNRNITMDNWFTSIPLAKS, encoded by the coding sequence ATGGCTAATCAACAATCACTAACAGATAAACAAATTGAGAAATTTCTCTCTTGTTGTGATAGCAACGATGAATTTGAAAGCGATGACAGTGAAATAGGTTGTGACACAGAAGTTGAGGAAGAGGATTTCGTTGCAAACACCAGCTCATCATATGAAGCAACTGATGAGGATGAAGATAACGTTATTACATGTGAGAAAACTATACTTCGAGGGAAAAATGGTCATAAATGGTCATCAGTTAAAGGTACAACTCATCATTATGGGCTAAATATCGTACATAAAAGTCGAGGGCCTACCCGTCAGTGTAAAAACATAATTGATCCGTTCGACTGTTTCAAACTGTTCATAACAGGAGATATCGTCGACGAAGTTGTAAAGTGGacaaatgttgaaataaatCAACGCCAATCAATCTTACTAGCAAATACGGATCAGACACAACGACGTAacacaaatgcaaatgaaatatatgcagTTATGGGTATATTGGTGTTGACCGCTGTTAAAAAAGATCAGCATTTATCTGTGGAGGAATTATTTGACAGGTGTTATTCTGGATCCATCTACGCAAGCGTTCTTACCAAAGCCAGATTTCAATTTCTTATGTCCTGCCTGCGGTTCGACGATAAATCTCTGCGCCTGCAATTAGTGGGTGATAAATTCGCACCCATCAGAAAAATATGggaaatgtttgtaaaaaaatgcaagGAAAATTACAGTCCTGGTCCATACCTTACAGTGGACGAACAGCTTTTGGCTTTCCGAGGCAAGTGCAGTTTCAAGATGTATATCCCGAATAAGCCTGCCAAATATGGAATTAAAATGGTGATGTTATGTGATAGTGGAACCAAGTATATGGTGGACGCAATTCCATATTCGGGCAAAAATTCGAACAATACTACAATGCCTCTTGGAGAGTTCTATGTGAAAGAGCTTACGAAAACTGTACATGGCTCAAACCGAAATATTACAATGGACAACTGGTTCACTTCAATACCTCTGGCAAAATCATGA